The genomic interval TTGAAAAATGCGCGATCGGCTGACCAAGGCCTTGTTGACCTCAAAGTAGGGGTTCTCGGTGGTGGCCCCAATCAAAATCACCGTGCCGTTCTCCACCCAGGGCAGCAGCGCATCCTGCTGGGCCTTGTTGAAGCGGTGCACCTCGTCAATAAATAGAATGGTGCGCCTGCCGTACTGACCGCGTAGATCCTGGGCGGCGGCGATCGCCTCCCGAATGTCCTTTACCCCCGCCAGCACCGCATTCAGCGCAATAAAGTGGGCGCTGGTGGTGTTGGCAATGATCTGGGCCAGGGTGGTTTTGCCCGTGCCCGGCGGCCCAAAAAAAATTAGCGAAGAGAGCTGGTCGGCCTGAATGGCGCGCCGCAGCAGTCGCCCCGGCCCCACCACCGCATCCTGGCCAATGAATTCGTCCAGGGTGCGGGGTCGCAGCCGCGCCGCCAGGGGCGCATCGCGGGCGATCTGGGCCTGATGACTGTGGTCAAAGAGATCCATACAGGGCTGGCGAAACACCCCGGACGGCGATCGCGCCGCGCCGTTGCTCTATGGTACCGCTGAGTTTGAGAATTTAAGGGACGGTAGGGTGGGCATAGGCCCCACGATTCACCTTCCCTCAAGTTAGGCTCGATCGCAAAAAACGCAGACCAGATAACTCTGATCTGCGTTTGAGCTGAGGCGATCGCTAAAGGGCTTGAATCAGGGGTTAGGCCGCCTGGGGCGATCGCTGGAGCAGCGCCTGAATTGAGGTTTTCTCCAGCAGGCCCGCCAGCGAACCGTCATTACCAATGACCGCCAGCGCCTGAATCTTGCGAGTTTCCAGGGTCTTGATCACCTCCATCAGCGGCTGCTCAGCGCCCACCGTGACAATGTCCCCGGCAGATTCCATAATGGCCGCAACGGTGGTGTCAGCCCACTGCTCCCGGGGCACCTGCTTGAGGGCATCCACCAGTACGGTACCCACCAGCAGACCCGTTTCGTCGGCCACCAGGAACTTGCGCCAGGCCGAAGGGGCCGCTAGCAGCGCATTGTCGGCAAACTCTCGCAGAGAGGTATTAACCTCGACCACCGGGCTATCCTGGGCCATGGCATCCTTAGCGGTCAGCCCCGCCAGACGACCCTGCACAGTACCAAACTGGGCCGTGCGGTTAGCATTTTGCAGCAGAAACAGGCCAATCAGCAGCGTCCAGATGCTGCCCACGGGGCTGATGCCCAGAACAGAGCCAACCCCCAGGGCGATCGCGGTCCAGCCCAAGACCTGACCCACGCGGCTGGCGAATACCAGACCCTTGTGGGGCTGCCCGGTGATCTTCCACACCAACGACTTCAGCACGTTGCCGCCGTCCAGCGGCAGGCCGGGAATCAGGTTAAAGGCTCCCAACGCCAGGTTGATGTAGGCCAGCAGCGTTACGATTCCGGCCAGGGGGCCCGAGAGGGGCAGCACCAGACCGGCCACAAAGAACAGCCCAAACAGGGCAAAGCTGACCAGCGGACCTGCGATCGCCACCTGAAACGCGCCCTTTGGCGTCTCGGACTCTTTCTCTAGCGCCGCCAAACCGCCGAACAAAAATAGCGTAATGGAGTTAACGCCAATGCCCTGGCGCAGCGCCGCCGCACTGTGGCCCAGTTCGTGGGCCAGCACCGAGGCAAACAGCATCAGCGCTGTGCCCAGCCCCAGCACCCAGGGCAAAGACCCGCCCAAGGCCGGAAACGCCGCTGCCAGCCCACTGCCGTACTGCCACGTCACCAGGGCCAGCACCAAAAACCAGGACACATTTACATAAAAGGGAATGCCAAACAGATTCCCTACCCGTAAGTTGCCATTCATAGGGCACCTCGTAATTAAAGCCTGAGGATAGGGGACTGAATCTGTAGACGCATTCCCTACCCAGTGACCTTATTGTAACGAACTGTTAAAGAGTCTCTCATCCGTCGAAGGGGGTGAGAACCGAAGGGAATGGGGCGGGTTGGCGTAGGGGTAAAGGGTGAGGGGTGAGGGGTGAGGGCTGTTAAGCCATTCGAATCCCGCTGCCTACACTCGTCTACCCCCTACCCCCTACCCCTCACGCCCCACCCTCCACCTCCATGGCGTAGGCCAGAATCTCTTTGCCAACCGCCACATAGTCCTGCCAGCCCACTTCCGCTTTGGGGTCTTTCACGTCGTAGACCGCCGTGCCGGCCAGGGCAGCTTTTTGAAAGGCGGCATAGCGGCGAATACCGCCGGCAAACAGCGGTAGGTCGGTGGTCATCAACATCTCCCGCACTTCGGTGCCGGCCCGACTGGGGTAGGGCGGAATCATGGTCAGCAGAATGCGGAAGGGGGCTACCGGGAGCCCGGCCAGGTGCTGCACCATCAGCGCCAGGGCATCGAGGGAGAGAATATCGGGGGTGGTGGGCAGCACCAGCAGATCGCAGGTGTCCGCCAGGAGAGCCAAATCGTCGGCAATGGGACGGGCCTGGGTGTCGATGACCACGTGACCCTGGGCGACAGGCCTATCCCTCGCCTGCCACTGATCCACCACCATGAAGGGCAACTCGCCGCGACTGGCCCAGGCCAGCGCCGACCGATTGGGGTCGGCATCGATTAGCAGCGTTTCGGCGTAGCCCTGCAAAAAGGCCGCCAGGTGAATGGCGGTGGTGGTTTTGCCCACGCCCCCCTTAAAGCTGGCTACGGTGACAATCATGGGATCGGTGTAAGCGATGCCGTTGTTCTGAGCCAGGCGATCGCATGGCTCCATTGTCGGCGTTGCCCTGCCGGACATCAATGGGCATCGTATTAATGGGCATCTCTGGAGTGGATTTCGTTTACCGTCGGAGGGGCTCGCCCCACTACCGCGAGGCCACCAGCACCACACCGCCCATAATCAGCCCCAGCCCCACCAGGCGACCGGGGGACAGATTTTCCTGAAAGACCGTCACCCCAATTAAAACGGAGGCCAAATAAATCATTGAGGCGGCTGGGGCCGCAACGCTGAGTTCAACCCGCGTGAGCACCAGAATGTAGAGCACTGCGCCGATGCCGTAGGCCACCAGTCCCGCAATGAGCGCTGGGGTTGTGGCGATGCTGAGAATGTGACCCAGGGCATTGGCGCTGGTCACCTGGCCCAGCTGCACCGCCCCCAGCTTGAGGAACAACTGGCCACAGGCGCTGGCCAGCACCGCCACTAGCAGCAGACTAAATTCCTGAATCGTCACGGCGTTTCCTTAAACGGGTGGGTATTGAGGGCGCAGTCAATCAGCCGCTGGCCGCCTGGCCATAGACGCTAGAGAGGTATAGTAGCGAACTTTTGAGGCGAAGGGAAACGGCCCACCGCCCAAGCTCGTTTCCCCAAGCTACGATGGAAGGCACAGCATAGCTCCCTGACATATGACCGGCAAAACTCTTCTGGTTGGGCTACGGGCCGACCAGTTTCGCCATCCCCTCGACCTCGAAGCGACCCGGGCCCTGAAGCAACTGCCGGGGCTGGATGTGATGGTGCGTATGGCTCTGGCCCCCTTGGCGGAGCGGTTTTTTCACCTCGACCATCTGGCCTCCAGCGTGCAGGTGAGCGATCGCCAGCTGCCCGACCTGCACCAGTCCCTGGTTGAAGCCTGCCAAATTCTCGACCTGGACGTCCCCCAGCTCTACGTGCGTCAAAACCCGGTGCCCAACGCCTACACCTTCGCCATGCGCGGCGAGCAGCCCTTTATCGTGATCCACACGGCGCTGGTGGAGCTGCTCACCCCCGCAGAAACCCAGGCGGTAATTGCCCATGAGCTGGGCCACCTCAAGTGTGAGCACAGCGTTTACCTCACCCTGGCCAACCTGATCACCCTGGCGGCGGGCAGTCTGCCCCTGGGCGAAGTCCTGGCCCAGGGGCTGCAAAATCAGCTGCTGGAGTGGGTGCGCTGCGCCGAGTTTACCTGCGATCGCGCCGCCCTGCTGGTGGCCCAGGACCCTCGCATTGTCGCCTCACTGCTGATGAAGCTGTGCGGCGGCTCGCCCTCTTTGGTCAGCCAGCTCAATGTCGATGCCTTTATCGATCAGGCCCGCGCCTACGACACCCTCAGCGCCGATGCCCTAGGCGATGCCCTGAAGCAGGCCCGCACTCAGGGGCTGACCCATCCGGTGCCCGTACTGCGGGCCAGGGAGATCGATCGCTGGGCCAGCAGCCAAGATTACTTTGCTCTGGTGAAAAGCCAGCCAGATCGGTATAATGGTGGTTCATCCAAGGGCGGATGGCGGAATTGGTAGACGCACCACACTCAAAATGTGGCGACTTCGGTTGTGCGAGTTCGAGTCTCGCTCCGCCCATAGCAAGGTCCAAGCGCTTGACTATCCAAGAGTCTGCCGAAGACTAGTCTGCTGAAGACCCATGATTGCCTGTTCAGGCGCGTAAAACATGGGTCTTCCATTGCGTTTAAAGATAAAAAAGAATTCTATTTTTGGCGTTGCTGAATGCCGGTATGATGTAGCCCCCAAGCCCCCAATTTTGGGGGGAGTCGAAATCTCAAAGTCCCCCAGAATTGGGGGATTTAGGGGGCGATGAAAGGATGTCAAGTTTACAGATTCATTACTCAATTCAGCATCGCCCTTTTTCTACTGAAGAGAAATATGGCGATGGCCGTTGCGCTGGGGAATTGTCCTTG from Leptolyngbya sp. KIOST-1 carries:
- a CDS encoding ParA family protein, translated to MEPCDRLAQNNGIAYTDPMIVTVASFKGGVGKTTTAIHLAAFLQGYAETLLIDADPNRSALAWASRGELPFMVVDQWQARDRPVAQGHVVIDTQARPIADDLALLADTCDLLVLPTTPDILSLDALALMVQHLAGLPVAPFRILLTMIPPYPSRAGTEVREMLMTTDLPLFAGGIRRYAAFQKAALAGTAVYDVKDPKAEVGWQDYVAVGKEILAYAMEVEGGA
- a CDS encoding site-2 protease family protein; its protein translation is MNGNLRVGNLFGIPFYVNVSWFLVLALVTWQYGSGLAAAFPALGGSLPWVLGLGTALMLFASVLAHELGHSAAALRQGIGVNSITLFLFGGLAALEKESETPKGAFQVAIAGPLVSFALFGLFFVAGLVLPLSGPLAGIVTLLAYINLALGAFNLIPGLPLDGGNVLKSLVWKITGQPHKGLVFASRVGQVLGWTAIALGVGSVLGISPVGSIWTLLIGLFLLQNANRTAQFGTVQGRLAGLTAKDAMAQDSPVVEVNTSLREFADNALLAAPSAWRKFLVADETGLLVGTVLVDALKQVPREQWADTTVAAIMESAGDIVTVGAEQPLMEVIKTLETRKIQALAVIGNDGSLAGLLEKTSIQALLQRSPQAA
- a CDS encoding EamA family transporter; amino-acid sequence: MTIQEFSLLLVAVLASACGQLFLKLGAVQLGQVTSANALGHILSIATTPALIAGLVAYGIGAVLYILVLTRVELSVAAPAASMIYLASVLIGVTVFQENLSPGRLVGLGLIMGGVVLVASR
- a CDS encoding M48 family metallopeptidase, with the translated sequence MTGKTLLVGLRADQFRHPLDLEATRALKQLPGLDVMVRMALAPLAERFFHLDHLASSVQVSDRQLPDLHQSLVEACQILDLDVPQLYVRQNPVPNAYTFAMRGEQPFIVIHTALVELLTPAETQAVIAHELGHLKCEHSVYLTLANLITLAAGSLPLGEVLAQGLQNQLLEWVRCAEFTCDRAALLVAQDPRIVASLLMKLCGGSPSLVSQLNVDAFIDQARAYDTLSADALGDALKQARTQGLTHPVPVLRAREIDRWASSQDYFALVKSQPDRYNGGSSKGGWRNW